One window of Nicotiana tomentosiformis chromosome 11, ASM39032v3, whole genome shotgun sequence genomic DNA carries:
- the LOC104112299 gene encoding uncharacterized protein: protein MGTLVGHVAPGFGFFLLGIWHLLNHIRLHALHPKSYTSLPWFPTPKIRYLELFLMMGICLASISMELFIGPKKHQPLDFDGTIPSNHLHNFEHSNISLTFFVYALFSIIFDKITPSPPAKYELTQFLGTIAFGQQLLLFHLHSTDHMGVEGQYHWLLQIVIFVSLATTLLGIPFPKSFLNSFVRSYSIMFQGIWLMVMGFMLWTPEFIPKGCFINLEEGHKVVRCHNHEDLERAKSLVNIQFSWYLVGITIFCVTLYLIMIKIFQEKVEYQSLNSKFEEQEDDLEDVEAQKTSKNNVESNRFLEMGKIFASPSDMER from the coding sequence ATGGGCACTTTGGTAGGGCATGTAGCACCAGGATTTGGCTTCTTTTTACTTGGTATTTGGCATTTGCTTAACCATATTAGGTTACATGCTTTGCACCCAAAATCTTACACTTCTTTGCCATGGTTTCCAACTCCAAAAATAAGGTACTTAGAACTTTTTTTGATGATGGGTATTTGCTTAGCCTCTATATCTATGGAACTTTTTATTGGTCCTAAAAAACACCAACCTCTAGACTTTGATGGAACTATCCCTTCTAACCATCTACACAATTTTGAACATTCAAATATTTCCCTAACTTTCTTTGTCTATGCACTTTTCTCCATAATCTTTGACAAAATTACACCTTCACCCCCTGCAAAATATGAGCTCACACAATTTCTTGGAACTATTGCTTTTGGTCAACAACTTCTTCTTTTCCATCTTCACTCTACTGACCATATGGGAGTTGAAGGACAATACCATTGGCTACTCCAAATTGTTATTTTTGTATCTTTAGCCACTACACTTTTGGGAATTCCTTTTCCTAAAAGTTTCTTGAATAGTTTTGTAAGATCTTATAGCATTATGTTTCAAGGAATTTGGCTTATGGTTATGGGATTTATGCTTTGGACACCTGAATTTATCCCAAAAGGTTGTTTTATAAACTTAGAAGAAGGTCATAAAGTGGTTAGGTGTCATAATCATGAAGATCTTGAAAGAGCAAAATCTTTAGTAAATATTCAATTTAGTTGGTATTTAGTTGGGATCACAATTTTTTGTGTCACGCTTTACTTGATTATGATCAAGATTTTCCAAGAGAAAGTTGAGTATCAATCTTTGAATAGCAAATTTGAGGAACAAGAAGATGATTTGGAGGATGTTGAAGCTCAGAAAACAAGCAAAAATAATGTTGAGTCAAATAGGTTTCTTGAAATGGGGAAAATATTTGCATCACCATCAGATATGGAAAGGTGA